In Leptotrichia sp. OH3620_COT-345, one DNA window encodes the following:
- a CDS encoding exopolysaccharide biosynthesis polyprenyl glycosylphosphotransferase gives MAVSGVRRNFSYLFGFLTVAVYFIGLFLINRGLGFRNAIIIVTALIAYYIANVYNVTASRYRLRDMATVIVINFMLMFITTFAKIFSLNEGIILFGTISIFQIVFRYVVIMGIVEKQKIVFIGENDYTDDLKKSIENDGQYKLIGFLKGNTEDLEKAILKICEVKKPNIIVDFTENLLVDPKLVDRLLQYKLGGLQYYNYLEFYETYENKLPISHLSPKWFLENAGFEIYHNNFNLKAKRLLDLFFALLIGICVAPIMLTAAIIVKLESRGPIFFIQERIGEGNKKFNIVKFRSMTTDAEKDGPKWATKNDNRVTRFGKIMRKTRIDELPQLWNVLRGEMSFVGPRPEREFFIQQLEKEIPYYNLRHTVKPGLTGWAQVLYPYGASVEDAYRKLQYDLYYIKHHDILFDMKVLLKTITIVIFGKGR, from the coding sequence ATGGCAGTGAGTGGAGTAAGGAGAAATTTTTCATATTTATTCGGTTTTTTAACCGTGGCAGTGTATTTCATAGGACTGTTTTTAATAAACAGAGGTCTTGGTTTTAGAAATGCAATAATAATTGTTACGGCACTGATAGCTTATTATATTGCTAATGTATACAATGTTACTGCAAGTAGATACAGACTTCGTGATATGGCAACAGTAATTGTAATAAATTTTATGCTTATGTTCATAACGACATTTGCCAAAATATTCAGCTTAAATGAAGGAATTATACTTTTTGGAACGATTTCCATATTTCAGATTGTATTTAGATATGTAGTAATAATGGGAATAGTGGAAAAACAGAAAATTGTATTTATAGGTGAAAATGACTATACTGACGACTTGAAAAAAAGTATAGAAAATGACGGACAATACAAACTTATAGGATTTTTAAAAGGAAATACGGAAGATCTTGAAAAAGCTATTTTAAAAATATGTGAAGTCAAAAAACCTAATATAATAGTGGATTTTACTGAAAATCTTCTTGTAGATCCTAAACTTGTTGACAGACTTCTCCAATATAAATTAGGAGGTTTGCAGTATTATAATTATCTCGAATTTTATGAAACATATGAAAATAAACTGCCAATTTCTCATTTAAGTCCGAAATGGTTTTTGGAAAATGCAGGATTTGAAATATATCATAATAATTTTAACTTAAAAGCAAAAAGACTTCTTGATTTATTTTTTGCTTTACTTATAGGAATATGTGTTGCTCCGATAATGTTAACAGCTGCAATAATAGTAAAGCTAGAATCAAGAGGTCCAATATTCTTTATTCAAGAAAGAATAGGAGAAGGGAATAAAAAATTTAATATAGTGAAATTCCGTTCAATGACTACAGATGCTGAAAAAGACGGACCTAAATGGGCCACTAAAAATGACAACAGAGTTACAAGGTTCGGGAAAATAATGAGAAAAACAAGGATAGATGAACTGCCCCAGTTATGGAATGTTCTTAGAGGAGAAATGAGTTTTGTAGGTCCGAGACCCGAAAGAGAATTTTTTATACAGCAGCTGGAAAAGGAAATTCCTTATTATAATTTAAGACATACTGTAAAACCCGGACTTACAGGATGGGCACAAGTACTCTATCCTTATGGAGCAAGCGTGGAAGATGCATATAGAAAGCTTCAGTATGATTTATATTATATAAAACACCATGACATATTATTTGATATGAAAGTGTTGTTGAAAACTATTACAATAGTGATTTTTGGAAAAGGAAGGTAA
- a CDS encoding acyltransferase: MEHKINNYEKFYNLDILKSIAVVGVILIHIVAGELFMYGKGVSMKDWMLSNVINSVSRVCVPVFVMVSGYLLLRKDEPVGIFFKKRFVKIIPKFLIYSMIYYVFKVSFLNRPYSGNENFLMLLFKGGIFYHLWYIYMILGIYIMTPFFRKVVSNIHKSYIKYFVCVWAFFMIVIPFLEFVFKTKFMVYSPVGQYVGYFFIGYLIGEKPLKLNKIFLFLGYLFFLSLSIWLSYFFTVKNGAFIDFFYNYHSIGVFFQSVFLYGLIMKFSHNDDNDKGKKSEIIYGIRRFVSTLSLITLDVYLIHPMIISYFQEKTNIRNRLDYPFYIIIVFFVTAAISYIIGFMILKLSKLRFSLAERKL; the protein is encoded by the coding sequence ATGGAACATAAAATCAATAATTATGAAAAATTTTATAATTTGGATATTTTAAAAAGTATTGCAGTGGTCGGAGTAATTTTAATTCATATTGTTGCAGGAGAGCTGTTTATGTATGGAAAAGGAGTATCGATGAAGGATTGGATGCTGTCAAATGTTATAAATTCGGTCAGCAGAGTATGTGTTCCTGTATTTGTGATGGTCAGCGGTTATTTACTTTTAAGAAAAGATGAGCCTGTGGGGATATTTTTTAAAAAGAGATTTGTAAAAATAATACCGAAATTTCTAATATATAGTATGATTTATTATGTATTTAAAGTTTCTTTCCTGAACAGGCCCTATTCCGGAAATGAAAATTTTTTAATGCTCCTTTTTAAAGGAGGAATCTTCTATCATTTATGGTATATTTACATGATTTTAGGAATTTATATCATGACTCCTTTTTTCAGAAAGGTAGTAAGTAATATTCATAAAAGCTATATAAAATATTTTGTATGTGTATGGGCATTTTTTATGATCGTTATTCCGTTTTTGGAATTTGTTTTTAAAACTAAATTTATGGTTTATAGTCCTGTGGGACAATATGTCGGATATTTTTTTATCGGTTATTTGATAGGAGAAAAACCTTTAAAACTGAATAAAATATTTTTATTTTTGGGATATTTGTTTTTTTTAAGTTTAAGCATATGGCTTTCGTATTTTTTTACAGTAAAAAATGGAGCATTTATAGATTTTTTCTATAATTATCATTCAATAGGAGTATTTTTTCAGTCTGTATTTCTTTATGGATTAATAATGAAATTTTCTCATAACGATGATAATGATAAAGGTAAAAAATCTGAAATTATATATGGCATAAGGAGATTTGTATCTACATTATCACTTATAACATTGGATGTATATTTAATACATCCGATGATTATATCCTATTTTCAGGAAAAAACAAATATAAGAAACAGATTGGACTATCCTTTTTATATAATAATTGTATTTTTTGTAACTGCAGCTATTTCATATATAATCGGATTTATGATATTAAAGCTTTCAAAATTAAGATTTAGCCTGGCAGAACGTAAACTTTGA
- a CDS encoding glycosyltransferase family 2 protein, with amino-acid sequence MIRDKVSIITPMYNAEKFIKQTVESVISQTYENWEMLIINDNSSDGSYEAVKVYSEKDKRIKIINSEINVGVVKGRNTLIDIADGQYIAFLDADDYWTSDKLQKQIVFMKEKNIGISCTGYTRISESGKHINEIKIKKEISYNDLLKNNYLGCLTVMVDTEKLGKRYFKERDKNEDYVLWLEIVKETGKIHGLEENLGFYRVLDNSRSSNKIEAAKVRWKIYREVEKLSLLKSCYYFINYAVTALKKTK; translated from the coding sequence ATGATCAGAGATAAAGTGTCAATAATTACACCTATGTACAATGCAGAAAAATTTATAAAACAGACTGTGGAATCAGTAATATCCCAAACATATGAAAACTGGGAAATGCTTATAATAAATGATAATTCAAGTGACGGCAGTTATGAAGCCGTAAAAGTATATTCAGAAAAAGATAAAAGGATAAAAATAATAAATTCTGAAATTAATGTAGGTGTAGTAAAAGGAAGAAATACACTTATTGATATTGCTGACGGTCAATACATAGCTTTTCTTGATGCGGATGATTACTGGACATCAGATAAACTTCAAAAACAGATTGTATTTATGAAAGAAAAAAATATAGGAATAAGTTGTACAGGATATACAAGAATAAGTGAGAGTGGAAAACATATAAATGAAATAAAGATAAAAAAAGAAATAAGTTATAATGATTTGCTCAAAAATAATTATTTAGGTTGTCTGACAGTGATGGTGGATACTGAAAAATTAGGAAAAAGATATTTTAAGGAAAGAGATAAAAATGAAGATTATGTTCTTTGGCTTGAAATTGTAAAAGAGACAGGGAAAATACATGGTCTTGAAGAAAATCTGGGGTTTTACAGAGTATTGGATAATTCAAGATCAAGTAATAAAATAGAAGCTGCCAAAGTGCGATGGAAAATATATAGAGAAGTGGAAAAACTTTCACTTTTGAAGTCTTGTTATTATTTTATAAATTATGCAGTTACTGCACTTAAGAAAACTAAATAA
- a CDS encoding CDP-glycerol glycerophosphotransferase family protein, which produces MDKIKCLINMMIAFLVYPFTKNKFKNRKIWLVGGNAGELYADNGRAMYEYLRSKNEIETFWIANIKSPVFNFIPGKKLVKGSVKAYLYFMNAEVVLFSHSISADIVPYLFVIPIINRFHYKPLKVFLNHGTVGFKVRMAMNRKTEKIAEELVRSYDINICDSEYEKIIKRDSWWNIDEEKIFVTGYPRYDKLYNTEIEKKEILFMPTWRNWIKAEKDKIEDTKYFKNIIGLITDEKLNDFLEKKEITLNLYIHQLMHNYLGNFGSIKLRENVNLLPKEAEITKELMKSEILITDYSSVAYDFYYLNKPVVFFQFDKKEYTEKVGSYVDLDKDLFGLGVYTIEKCVQKIIEISENDFRYDKETLKKSEELKEKFLKYTDKENCKRVFELILSKIGEKNDQR; this is translated from the coding sequence ATGGATAAAATAAAATGTCTTATAAATATGATGATAGCTTTTCTGGTTTATCCTTTTACAAAAAATAAATTTAAAAACAGGAAGATATGGCTTGTAGGTGGAAATGCGGGAGAGTTGTATGCAGATAACGGAAGAGCAATGTATGAATATTTGAGAAGCAAAAATGAAATAGAAACATTTTGGATAGCAAATATAAAGTCTCCGGTATTTAATTTCATACCCGGAAAAAAACTTGTTAAAGGGAGTGTAAAAGCATATCTGTATTTTATGAATGCGGAAGTCGTACTTTTTTCCCATTCGATTTCAGCAGATATAGTGCCTTACCTGTTTGTTATTCCCATAATAAACAGATTTCATTATAAACCTTTGAAGGTGTTTCTTAATCATGGAACAGTAGGCTTTAAAGTAAGAATGGCAATGAACAGGAAAACTGAAAAAATAGCTGAAGAACTTGTTCGTTCTTATGATATTAACATATGCGATTCGGAATATGAAAAAATTATAAAGAGAGACAGTTGGTGGAATATTGATGAAGAAAAAATATTTGTTACAGGTTATCCGAGATATGATAAGCTTTATAATACGGAAATTGAAAAAAAAGAAATACTGTTTATGCCTACATGGCGGAACTGGATTAAAGCTGAAAAGGATAAAATAGAAGACACGAAATATTTTAAAAACATAATAGGACTTATTACAGATGAAAAACTAAATGATTTTCTTGAAAAAAAGGAAATAACCCTTAATCTATATATTCATCAGCTGATGCATAATTATTTAGGGAATTTCGGGAGTATAAAATTAAGGGAAAATGTAAATCTTCTTCCTAAAGAGGCTGAAATTACAAAGGAATTAATGAAATCTGAAATTTTGATTACTGACTATTCAAGTGTGGCTTATGATTTTTATTATTTGAATAAACCTGTGGTATTTTTTCAGTTTGATAAAAAAGAATATACTGAAAAAGTGGGCTCTTATGTGGATTTGGATAAAGATTTATTCGGATTGGGAGTTTATACTATAGAGAAGTGTGTTCAAAAAATAATAGAAATTTCTGAAAATGATTTTAGATATGATAAAGAAACATTGAAAAAATCTGAAGAGCTGAAAGAAAAATTTTTAAAATATACGGATAAGGAAAATTGTAAAAGAGTATTTGAATTAATTTTATCAAAAATCGGAGAAAAAAATGATCAGAGATAA
- a CDS encoding glycosyltransferase family 2 protein: protein MKVSLIMPTINVTEELDLFLKSLENQTYKNFELIIIDQNQGSEAFEIIKKYENFFEIKYMKSEQKGLSLNRNKGLIMMEGDIVGFPDDDCEYKEETLEKVVSFFKGNADKRIYSCRTLERDKDYGTGIMFENDMELTVNNIEHTVKSITFFVNYTLEDIILFDENLGTGAYFGSGEETDYVLTLLHKGFKGNYFAQDIIYHPAKKGNYGDLEKAYKYALGYGALVKKEVKCRKNFLYIFKLWKRLFRNVGGMLITKNRRYHRIVFKGRIRGYSRYKCQG, encoded by the coding sequence GTGAAAGTTTCATTGATAATGCCTACAATAAATGTTACTGAAGAACTGGATTTATTTTTGAAAAGTTTGGAAAATCAGACATATAAAAATTTTGAACTCATAATAATTGATCAGAATCAAGGTTCGGAAGCTTTCGAAATTATAAAAAAATACGAGAATTTCTTTGAAATAAAATATATGAAAAGTGAACAGAAAGGACTGAGCTTAAATAGAAATAAAGGATTAATCATGATGGAGGGGGACATTGTGGGATTTCCTGATGATGACTGTGAATATAAAGAAGAGACTCTTGAAAAAGTTGTTTCATTTTTTAAAGGAAATGCAGATAAAAGGATTTATTCATGCAGAACGCTTGAAAGAGATAAGGATTATGGAACAGGGATAATGTTTGAAAATGATATGGAGCTTACAGTAAATAATATAGAACATACAGTAAAATCTATTACTTTTTTTGTAAATTATACATTAGAGGATATTATCCTATTTGATGAAAATTTAGGAACAGGGGCGTATTTCGGGAGTGGAGAGGAGACTGATTATGTACTTACTTTACTTCATAAAGGATTTAAAGGGAATTATTTTGCTCAAGATATAATTTATCATCCTGCTAAAAAAGGAAATTATGGTGATTTGGAAAAAGCATATAAGTATGCTCTCGGATATGGGGCATTAGTAAAAAAAGAAGTAAAGTGCAGAAAAAATTTCCTATATATTTTTAAATTATGGAAAAGACTGTTCAGAAATGTAGGGGGAATGCTGATTACTAAAAACAGAAGATATCACAGAATAGTATTTAAGGGAAGAATAAGGGGATATAGCCGGTATAAATGTCAAGGTTAG
- a CDS encoding vWA domain-containing protein has product MKKILIIMFIILGILGFSKSVHKTGKKNDVTELVFILDRSGSMSGLETDTIGGYNSMVDKQKKETNGQIFVTTVLFDDKYELLHNRIAISEMKHITDKDYYVRGGTALLDAIGKTISQVKSNQNKLRNKEKAKKILFIIVTDGMENASKEYSAEVVKKLIETQKSKDKWEFLFLGANIDAIGTAGNFGIEPSRAVNYKSDSHGTKKNYEVLNEAIMEIRSGKELKDTWKKEIEDDYNKRK; this is encoded by the coding sequence ATGAAAAAAATTTTAATAATAATGTTTATTATTTTGGGAATATTAGGATTTTCTAAAAGTGTTCATAAAACAGGAAAAAAAAATGATGTTACAGAATTAGTATTTATACTCGACAGAAGCGGTTCCATGTCCGGACTTGAAACAGATACTATAGGTGGGTATAACTCAATGGTTGATAAGCAGAAAAAAGAAACGAATGGACAGATATTTGTTACAACTGTATTGTTTGACGATAAATATGAGCTTCTTCATAACAGGATAGCTATTTCAGAAATGAAACATATAACAGATAAAGATTATTATGTAAGAGGCGGCACAGCTCTTCTTGATGCTATAGGAAAAACAATTTCTCAAGTAAAATCCAATCAGAATAAACTCCGTAATAAAGAAAAAGCTAAAAAAATATTATTTATTATAGTTACTGACGGAATGGAAAATGCAAGTAAGGAATATTCAGCTGAAGTTGTAAAAAAATTAATTGAAACTCAGAAAAGTAAAGATAAATGGGAATTTTTATTTTTAGGAGCAAATATAGATGCAATCGGAACCGCCGGAAATTTTGGTATTGAGCCTTCAAGGGCAGTAAATTATAAATCTGACAGTCACGGTACAAAAAAGAATTATGAAGTTTTAAATGAAGCAATTATGGAAATACGTTCAGGTAAAGAATTGAAAGATACTTGGAAAAAAGAAATAGAAGATGATTATAATAAGAGAAAATAA
- a CDS encoding endonuclease/exonuclease/phosphatase family protein → MDMRKSLKRILLFIVITLTISAKEFRIMTYNIYGGRLANGTKIGQSIKRYKPDFIALQEVDKFTKRSNIKDITKDIADELGYNYYYFQKSRDFDSGEFGISFVSKYPIETIQTYELPSIGIEKRQVIAAKIEKTVFGKSVLIINTHLDYKQEAKNEELNSLLIMSEIVEGDIKFLSGDLNILPTTEYYKQITQNWKDMYLDGDKAGIRNNDDPRIDYILGDLSGNWKIKESFFINDDTQEWTKLSDHLPYMSIVDIK, encoded by the coding sequence ATGGATATGAGAAAAAGCTTAAAAAGGATATTGTTATTTATAGTTATAACATTGACGATAAGTGCAAAAGAGTTTAGAATAATGACTTACAATATTTATGGTGGAAGGCTTGCAAACGGTACTAAAATAGGGCAAAGTATAAAAAGATACAAGCCTGATTTTATAGCATTGCAGGAAGTGGATAAATTTACGAAAAGGAGTAATATAAAGGATATAACTAAAGATATTGCTGATGAACTGGGATATAATTATTATTATTTCCAGAAATCAAGAGATTTTGATTCAGGAGAATTTGGAATTTCATTTGTTTCAAAATATCCTATAGAAACAATACAGACTTACGAATTACCTTCTATAGGTATTGAAAAAAGACAAGTAATTGCAGCAAAAATAGAAAAAACAGTTTTTGGAAAATCTGTATTAATAATAAACACTCATCTTGATTATAAACAGGAAGCCAAAAATGAGGAATTGAATTCACTTTTAATTATGTCCGAAATTGTGGAAGGAGACATAAAGTTTTTAAGCGGTGATTTGAATATACTTCCGACAACGGAATATTACAAGCAGATTACTCAAAACTGGAAAGATATGTATCTGGATGGAGATAAGGCAGGAATAAGGAACAATGATGATCCGAGGATTGATTATATTTTAGGTGATTTGTCAGGCAATTGGAAAATAAAGGAAAGCTTTTTTATAAATGATGATACTCAGGAATGGACAAAATTAAGTGATCATTTGCCTTATATGAGTATAGTGGATATAAAATAA
- a CDS encoding glycosyltransferase: MIEKKIYYVWIGNAPKPDIFYKCLKSWQKNLPDFEIIEINEKNFDMDFHLKKNSFFRECSERKLWAYMSDYIRVHYMYEHSGVYVDTDMEIIQDITSLIENEKMKFFIGYEDEKHISVGIFGTEKHSEILKDMIEFYEKDIWEKPLWTIPKIFTYIFEKKYNLTEKRENLLKEGEITIYPKKYFYPYGFKEKFSKECITSNTYGIHWWNESWTSLKARLFLETKHLKGISKIIKKIRITARYFIKERRTKF; encoded by the coding sequence ATGATAGAAAAAAAGATTTATTATGTATGGATAGGGAATGCCCCGAAGCCTGATATATTTTATAAATGTCTGAAATCATGGCAGAAAAATCTTCCTGATTTTGAAATAATTGAAATAAATGAAAAGAATTTCGATATGGATTTTCATTTGAAAAAAAACAGTTTTTTCAGAGAATGCAGTGAAAGAAAATTGTGGGCATATATGTCCGACTATATAAGAGTTCATTATATGTATGAGCACTCGGGAGTATATGTAGATACCGACATGGAAATAATACAGGATATAACTTCGCTAATAGAAAATGAAAAAATGAAATTTTTTATAGGGTATGAAGATGAAAAACATATAAGTGTGGGAATATTCGGTACTGAAAAACATAGTGAAATTTTAAAAGATATGATAGAATTTTATGAAAAAGATATATGGGAAAAACCTTTATGGACAATTCCCAAAATATTTACTTATATATTTGAGAAAAAGTATAATTTAACTGAAAAAAGAGAAAATTTGTTGAAGGAAGGAGAAATAACAATATATCCTAAAAAATATTTTTATCCTTACGGTTTTAAGGAAAAATTCTCAAAAGAATGTATAACTTCGAATACATACGGGATACATTGGTGGAATGAAAGCTGGACAAGTCTGAAAGCAAGACTGTTTTTAGAAACTAAACATCTTAAAGGAATTTCAAAAATAATAAAAAAAATTAGAATAACGGCAAGATATTTTATAAAAGAAAGAAGGACTAAATTTTAA
- the wzy gene encoding O-antigen polysaccharide polymerase Wzy, translating into MKKDKLLFLILHIFVIFLIFFIKSVIVFPNDAFEMKFLEYMLMGVYIYMFFTAKIYLDWLNSYMIFLYTLFLFNFTRIFLDIVGYREFGWATKFANFYFFYDVRNEIINIFLLVLLFTHLGFFIGITGEKENTVKSRVTLESRKIYTDFGMFLFIMALPALVYKMFIQLKVILQAGYEAYYTGILKGVEYPFFTKGSGTVMTIGFLIFLISIPPKKKFMTVSSLYLMVKLLDSFKGARAIFLTQLLFIMWYYAKVYGIKIKMKTMTKLVGFTVIFSQLLVSVRSKKIFSLDLINSVYNFLFSQGVSYLVLGYTINFKSRIVGYGPYPYIFQGIFGFKPQSPETLVTTNSLADRLTYMLNPSAYLKGEGIGSNYIAEMYDMGYLWIIIISILLGITIMKYEKYVVKKRFLLLVSYYFIPNLFYIPRGSFFGEALIKNMIMLISVYTLICSFDYMYRKIEGKYNDRKKDLLCMDRECPEA; encoded by the coding sequence ATGAAAAAAGATAAATTATTATTTTTAATTTTACATATTTTTGTTATATTTTTAATCTTTTTTATAAAGTCGGTCATAGTTTTTCCGAATGATGCTTTTGAAATGAAGTTTTTGGAATATATGCTGATGGGGGTCTATATTTACATGTTTTTCACTGCAAAGATTTATCTGGATTGGCTTAATTCGTATATGATTTTTCTTTATACACTGTTTCTGTTTAATTTTACGAGAATATTTCTTGATATAGTCGGATATAGGGAATTCGGATGGGCTACGAAGTTTGCAAATTTTTATTTTTTTTATGATGTTAGAAATGAAATAATAAATATATTTTTGTTGGTACTCCTGTTTACTCATCTCGGCTTTTTCATAGGAATAACAGGTGAAAAGGAAAATACTGTGAAATCGCGTGTAACATTGGAAAGTAGAAAAATATATACTGATTTTGGAATGTTTCTGTTTATAATGGCACTACCTGCATTGGTTTATAAAATGTTTATTCAGTTGAAAGTAATATTACAGGCAGGTTATGAAGCTTATTATACAGGAATACTTAAAGGCGTAGAATATCCTTTTTTTACTAAAGGTTCGGGAACCGTAATGACAATAGGATTTCTTATATTTCTTATATCTATCCCTCCCAAAAAGAAATTTATGACGGTTTCTTCTTTATATTTGATGGTAAAATTACTGGATTCATTTAAAGGAGCAAGGGCAATATTTCTTACACAGTTACTTTTCATTATGTGGTATTATGCAAAAGTATACGGAATAAAAATAAAAATGAAAACAATGACAAAACTTGTAGGATTTACGGTCATATTTTCTCAGCTGCTCGTATCTGTAAGAAGCAAAAAAATATTTTCCCTTGATTTGATAAATTCTGTGTATAATTTTCTTTTTTCTCAAGGAGTAAGCTATCTTGTACTGGGGTATACGATAAACTTTAAATCGAGAATAGTCGGCTACGGTCCATATCCTTACATATTTCAAGGAATATTCGGATTTAAGCCTCAGTCGCCTGAAACTCTGGTCACTACAAATTCCCTAGCAGACAGGTTGACATATATGTTAAATCCTTCAGCATATTTAAAAGGTGAGGGAATAGGTTCAAATTATATAGCCGAAATGTATGATATGGGATATTTATGGATTATAATTATTTCGATATTGTTGGGAATAACGATAATGAAATATGAAAAATATGTCGTGAAAAAGAGATTTCTCCTTCTTGTAAGCTATTATTTTATACCGAATTTGTTTTATATTCCGAGGGGTTCGTTTTTCGGAGAAGCTCTTATAAAAAATATGATTATGTTAATAAGTGTTTATACACTGATATGCAGTTTTGACTATATGTATCGAAAAATAGAGGGAAAATATAATGATAGAAAAAAAGATTTATTATGTATGGATAGGGAATGCCCCGAAGCCTGA
- a CDS encoding glycosyltransferase family 2 protein — protein sequence MKIKFTVFTPAYNRKELLRKLYMSLQNQTYKNFEWLIVDDGSTDGTDEIVKKFMQENKLDIKYYYEKNGGKQRAYNFALDKAIGELFICLDSDDKYINNGLEIILEYWKEYEKNDEIAGMGYLSIYPDGKIIGTEFPYNKMIETQFDIYNKYSVKGDKGLMFRTEIIKKYKFPVFEGEKFITEASVYNRIAEKYKMIYINEKIEIKQYHEDGLTAKYNNLLLGNPKGQALYHNERNKHKMSLKDRILNNAVYYKFAKIASYPFEKIYRECYSKLSLLLGLPIGIYMWRKVRNRK from the coding sequence ATGAAAATAAAATTTACTGTATTTACTCCGGCATATAATAGAAAAGAATTATTGAGGAAATTGTATATGTCTCTTCAGAATCAGACATATAAAAATTTTGAATGGTTGATAGTGGATGACGGTTCTACAGACGGAACTGATGAAATTGTGAAAAAGTTTATGCAGGAAAATAAGTTGGATATAAAATATTATTATGAAAAAAATGGTGGAAAACAGAGAGCATATAACTTTGCTTTGGATAAAGCTATAGGAGAATTGTTTATATGCCTTGATTCCGATGATAAATATATAAATAATGGTCTTGAAATTATATTGGAGTACTGGAAAGAATATGAGAAAAATGATGAAATTGCAGGGATGGGTTATTTGTCAATATATCCTGACGGAAAAATCATCGGGACAGAATTTCCCTATAATAAAATGATTGAAACACAGTTTGATATTTATAATAAATATAGTGTAAAAGGTGATAAAGGATTAATGTTCAGGACAGAAATAATAAAAAAATATAAATTTCCTGTTTTTGAAGGAGAAAAATTTATTACCGAAGCATCAGTTTATAACAGAATAGCCGAAAAATATAAAATGATTTATATAAATGAAAAAATAGAAATAAAGCAATATCATGAAGACGGACTTACTGCAAAATATAACAATTTACTGCTTGGAAATCCTAAAGGGCAGGCACTTTATCATAATGAGAGAAACAAACATAAAATGTCTTTAAAAGATAGAATTTTAAATAATGCCGTTTATTATAAATTTGCTAAAATAGCGAGTTATCCCTTTGAGAAAATTTACAGAGAATGTTATTCAAAGTTATCATTATTATTGGGATTACCTATAGGGATATATATGTGGAGAAAGGTACGGAACAGAAAATAA